The genomic DNA CGACGCCAGGCTCTGCCGAGGACGAAGCCCATCAACAGAAACGCCAGTGCATAAATCCAGAGGCGCCACAGCATGAAGATGCCGCCAGTGGCCATAAGACCCATGACCAGCAACGGTGTATCTGCCGCATATTGGGTGGCCGCCATGCTGAATCCTGCCTTCCACCCCGGGATGGATCTGCCGGCCAGAAAGTATTCCACAAGATTCCTAGAGGCCTTCGATCTCGCCCGGAAACCGGCAGAGACACTGTAGATGACAAATGCTAAAACTATGGCAAGATCAATCATGAAGGTTTAATACGTTCTTCTTGGCCTCTCATCTCAAAAGCAAAACGGGATCACCTAGGGGATCCCGTTTTCTTTCCCCAACTTCAGTGATACTTGGAGAGCAAGGATTGGATCTGAAGTTGAGTGAAACCTCGCTATGGTCAGGAAGGAATTATCTCCTTTCTGATGCCCGTAGTATAATTGCTCACTCCTTCCTTCGCCGACTATAAATCCATTACTTGTCTAGTAGCAGTAAATTTTAGACTACTGTTTGCTGAAAAACAAGAAAAAATGCGTGTTTTACTATGCAATAATACACCACTATTAGGTCACTCTCCCTCCGATTCCCAGCTCAGACTCCACGGAGCAATGACCCCTCCCGACGGTGTTAACCTCTGACACCTTTCTATCACCGGCTGATCGTTCCTGAGCTAAGAACCCGTTTAATACGCACCTTGCGGCATCCGTTGATCCAGTGCGCTTAATTTGCGCCGAGGATGAGCGTGTTACGATGGAGCGTGCCGCCCTCAACAACATAGACAGTCTGGTTTGGAGTTATCTCCCTGAAGGCCTGAATCTCACCGCTGGGCCAGGTTATCTCCATCTTGTCCACCCGCTCATTCTGACCGAGGCCGAAATGGAGTTCTCTGGCGTGGGCGGAAAAGTAGCCAGCACCGGAAACCAATGCTCGAGTAATGGTTGCATCGCCGGTAGTCAGCTTCACTACGGTACCGAAAGCGTCGCGGTTAGACTTTGTCCCCTCGAGCCTCACTTTGAGCCAGTTATTCTTTGAGGCCGATTCATTGCGATAGAGAATACCAACACCCTGATAAGGATCGTCAATGGTATTCCCCTTGCCGTCTTCAACCTGTTGGCCGTTGTTGGTCACATAGATATCCATCTTGCCATCATTATCATAATCAGCAAAAACCGCCGCCCTGTGAATTCGCTTGCCCGTTGCCAGTATGCCGGCGGGCTCCGAGATATCCGAGAACCGGCCCCTGCCATCATTTTCAAAAAGCAGGTTGGACTGCCGGTTATCCCCGCTGACAGAGTTCAGATGCCCGGCTGAGAAAAAGAGGTCCAGGTCTACATCGTTATCCAGATCAAACAGGCCCGTTCCCCAGCTCACCTTTGGCCAGCTTAGTTTGTGAACCAGCGGAGAGTCAAAATCGTGCGTAAATACAGCATTGCGCAATACACCGTCGTTTGAACTCTCATTATCCACCAGCGGCGCAAGGATATTAACCTCGGCGGCGTAGTTGGTATAGACCAGGTCGGAGAGGCCGTCCCGGTTAAAATCTCCCAGCGCAATGCCCATGCTCCCGTCTGTAGTGCCGAGGCCGCTGGGTCCGGAGAACGGCTTGAATGTTCCGTCTCCCCGATTGAGATAGATGCTGTTCGCGTCCGTATCGTTCGTGACAAATATATCGGGTCGGCCGTCGCCGTTGAAGTCGTGAAAAAGAGCCTGCATCGATTTGCGGGCCGCGTCGTCAACGTTGCCGCTCTTCGCTGTCACATCCGTGAACGTCCCATCGCCGTTATTACGATACAGTATATTAGGCAGTCCGCCGAAATCCATGGGAAAACGCAAGCTGGTGTAGCGAGGGCGCCGCGAAAAGTCAACATAACCGAGAACGTACAGATCCAGATCACCGTCCAGATCGTAGTCGCCCCAGGCGGAGCCGCCGTACCACCGGTCCTTCACGCCGTCGGGAAAGGCGTGTTCTGTGATATCGGT from Candidatus Neomarinimicrobiota bacterium includes the following:
- a CDS encoding CRTAC1 family protein, which encodes SLDRSGIDFVHYAPRPRWCEIGPTVQGVATNEGLNLVFEEEREYWKSGGRLLTMEEFANLHLIKMNGSGGGWLDYDRDGDWDLYLVNCQGSGDITNALYENLGDGTFSRNRQSGAEDVGEGMALSIADFDNDGYSDLFVTNYGNFVLYRNNGDRTFTDITEHAFPDGVKDRWYGGSAWGDYDLDGDLDLYVLGYVDFSRRPRYTSLRFPMDFGGLPNILYRNNGDGTFTDVTAKSGNVDDAARKSMQALFHDFNGDGRPDIFVTNDTDANSIYLNRGDGTFKPFSGPSGLGTTDGSMGIALGDFNRDGLSDLVYTNYAAEVNILAPLVDNESSNDGVLRNAVFTHDFDSPLVHKLSWPKVSWGTGLFDLDNDVDLDLFFSAGHLNSVSGDNRQSNLLFENDGRGRFSDISEPAGILATGKRIHRAAVFADYDNDGKMDIYVTNNGQQVEDGKGNTIDDPYQGVGILYRNESASKNNWLKVRLEGTKSNRDAFGTVVKLTTGDATITRALVSGAGYFSAHARELHFGLGQNERVDKMEITWPSGEIQAFREITPNQTVYVVEGGTLHRNTLILGAN